Proteins encoded within one genomic window of Hevea brasiliensis isolate MT/VB/25A 57/8 chromosome 8, ASM3005281v1, whole genome shotgun sequence:
- the LOC110652321 gene encoding disease resistance protein RPS2, with product MTEALAAAASATAVEAYKDVRNIIGSIDGAIDYAKNLEKNYERLKEDAKKLYARRDDLLAKINTDKRKQATKECEVWICKVNKIEKEVLNLEAEYEEQKKHHRFWQYPNLSKCMAEKLDDLCRCWAEGSSFATGVVVERSPEPIIKVKAPRIEDKSSLLRTVEKILELLRDDDVKRIGVWGMVGVGKSAILQNLNNNEQIAKMFDIVIFVALTDEGNEEELQHAKIKLKCAKQKLQCEIAQRLKLNVEGLTDTKRIASRIFEELECKRYLLLLDGVWESFNLDDIGIYENEKDSKVVLASRYRDVCMGMCADDIVRVESLSEVDARKLFLEKLGRHINLSDFDPVIPLVIRECANLPLVIDIVAKTFRKKDRISLWWAGLKRLQKWPNINDQAMDEVLDRLRFCYEELGKEDKKVCFLYVALFTEGCNVYMDYLLECWRAEGFIRDADEFTARDRGQEILNDLINVSLLESSEMKHIKMNKVLRNMALKISSEKEDSKCLVKTHEEIQQPLEEEEWKQAKRISLMDNKLCSLPERPACNNLSTLLLQRNGDLTMIPEQFFGSMQNLRVLDLHGTKITTLPLSLSCLQSLRALYLNCCNQLIKLPSRIDTLQHLEVLDIRGTKINYLPIEVGCLRQLRCLRMSFSNIDGRSRRMEIYRNIISKLSLLEELVIDVRVGNQLWNEVAREMSEEVATLTKLTSLSFCFPGVDILKIFIMKSSMWKHFCFAFQFSIGQYHSHPYRIVDYFEYEVCKCLKYANGEGIDAAIKEVLATANALELLGNKGVLKLSDYGVDNLNKLRSCLIESCNEMETIIDGNGITNVVLQSLEKMYISNLPMLKSIWEGSIPTGSLAQLTTLIFYKCPKLKKIFSKGLIQQLCKLQHLEVEDCLEIEEIIIETENNGLESRALPSLKKLILLNLPRLRSIWIDDSLEWPSLERTVIAMCPLLERYP from the coding sequence ATGACTGAGGCATTAGCTGCTGCAGCTTCAGCAACAGCAGTTGAGGCATACAAAGATGTGAGAAACATAATTGGGTCCATTGATGGAGCAATAGACTATGCAAAAAATTTAGAAAAGAATTATGAAAGGTTGAAAGAGGATGCAAAGAAGCTGTATGCAAGGAGGGATGATTTGTTGGCTAAAATAAACACAGATAAGAGAAAACAAGCCACCAAAGAATGTGAAGTGTGGATTTGCAAGGTGAACAAAATTGAAAAAGAGGTGCTAAACCTGGAAGCCGAATATGAGGAGCAAAAGAAGCATCATCGCTTTTGGCAGTATCCAAATCTTAGCAAATGCATGGCAGAGAAGCTTGATGATTTGTGCCGTTGCTGGGCAGAAGGAAGCTCTTTTGCAACAGGTGTGGTAGTTGAGAGGTCACCTGAGCCTATCATTAAAGTAAAAGCCCCAAGAATAGAGGACAAGTCATCACTCTTGAGGACTGTTGAAAAGATACTGGAACTCCTAAGGGATGATGATGTAAAAAGAATTGGGGTATGGGGGATGGTTGGAGTTGGGAAATCAGCAATTCTGCAAAATCTGAACAATAATGAACAAATTGCTAAAATGTTTGACATAGTAATTTTTGTGGCTTTAACAGATGAAGGCAATGAAGAAGAGTTACAGCATGCAAAAATAAAGCTAAAATGTGCAAAACAAAAGTTGCAATGTGAAATTGCACAAAGGCTGAAGTTGAATGTGGAAGGCCTTACTGACACTAAGAGAATTGCCTCAAGAATTTTTGAGGAGCTGGAGTGTAAGAGGTATTTGCTTCTTTTGGATGGTGTATGGGAATCTTTTAATTTAGATGACATAGGCATCTATGAAAATGAGAAGGATAGCAAGGTGGTTCTAGCATCTAGATACCGTGATGTTTGTATGGGTATGTGTGCTGATGATATAGTCAGGGTTGAATCACTCTCAGAAGTTGATGCTCGGAAACTCTTTCTAGAAAAATTAGGCCGACATATAAATCTCTCAGATTTTGATCCAGTAATCCCGCTTGTCATTAGGGAATGTGCCAATTTGCCACTTGTGATAGACATAGTAGCAAAAACCTTCAGAAAGAAAGATAGAATTTCTCTATGGTGGGCTGGATTGAAGAGATTGCAGAAGTGGCCTAATATTAATGATCAAGCCATGGATGAAGTACTTGATCGATTGAGATTTTGCTATGAAGAATTAGGCAAGGAAGATAAAAAGGTTTGCTTTCTCTATGTTGCATTATTTACTGAAGGTTGCAATGTCTATATGGATTATTTGCTGGAATGCTGGAGAGCTGAAGGTTTCATTCGTGATGCGGATGAGTTCACTGCACGCGACAGAGGACAAGAAATATTGAATGATCTCATCAATGTATCTTTGCTAGAGAGCTCTGAGATGAAACACATAAAGATGAATAAAGTTCTTCGTAATATGGCCCTTAAGATCTCATCAGAGAAAGAGGATTCCAAATGTTTGGTGAAAACCCATGAAGAGATACAACAGCCCCTAGAGGAGGAAGAATGGAAACAGGCGAAGCGAATCTCTTTGATGGATAACAAATTGTGTAGTTTGCCAGAAAGACCAGCTTGCAATAACCTCTCAACACTGTTGCTACAGAGAAATGGTGATTTGACAATGATCCCTGAGCAATTCTTTGGATCTATGCAAAATCTTCGAGTTCTAGACTTGCATGGAACCAAGATTACAACATTACCATTGTCTCTATCTTGCTTGCAAAGCCTCAGAGCACTCTATTTAAATTGTTGCAATCAATTAATAAAGCTCCCATCAAGAATAGACACTTTGCAGCATCTTGAGGTGCTTGATATTCGAGGCACTAAGATTAATTATTTACCCATTGAAGTTGGATGTTTGAGACAGCTGAGGTGTTTACGTATGTCATTCTCAAATATTGATGGAAGATCAAGGAGGATGGAAATTTACCGAAACATCATTTCAAAACTTTCTTTGTTGGAAGAATTGGTCATTGATGTTAGGGTGGGTAATCAATTGTGGAATGAGGTTGCAAGAGAAATGAGTGAGGAGGTAGCTACCTTGACAAAATTGACCTCTCTTTCATTTTGTTTTCCTGGAGTGGATATTCTTAAGATCTTTATCATGAAAAGCTCAATGTGGAAGCACTTTTGCTTTGCATTCCAATTTTCCATTGGTCAATATCATTCACATCCATACAGAATTGttgattattttgaatatgaagtCTGCAAGTGCTTGAAATATGCAAATGGTGAAGGCATAGATGCTGCAATAAAAGAAGTACTTGCTACAGCCAATGCACTTGAGCTACTTGGAAATAAAGGAGTTCTCAAACTATCTGATTATGGCGTTGACAATCTCAACAAGTTGAGGAGTTGTTTGATTGAAAGTTGCAATGAAATGGAAACCATTATTGACGGCAATGGGATAACGAATGTTGTATTGCAATCCTTGGAAAAGATGTACATAAGCAATCTCCCCATGTTGAAAAGCATCTGGGAGGGTTCAATACCTACTGGAAGCCTAGCTCAACTTACCACTTTAATCTTCTACAAATGCCCAAAGTTGAAAAAGATCTTCTCCAAAGGGTTGATTCAACAACTCTGTAAGCTGCAACATTTGGAAGTTGAAGATTGTTTAGAAATTGAAGAGATTATTATAGAGACAGAGAACAATGGATTGGAATCTCGTGCACTTCCAAGTCTGAAGAAACTAATACTTCTTAATCTACCAAGATTAAGGAGCATATGGATTGATGACTCACTAGAGTGGCCTTCTTTAGAAAGGACTGTGATTGCCATGTGCCCTCTGTTGGAGAGGTATCCTTAA